The genomic segment CTCTTGAGGCTTCTGCGGTGTCCGCTTTTAATAAAAAGCTCCGGCCTTCAGGCCGGAGTATTTTACTCCCCGGCGGGGTTATTCCGTCTTGGCGCTGCGGTTCTCGGTGAGGCGTGCGACGCCATCGTGGGGGGAGATGCGGCCCGCGAGCAGATCGGCGACCGTGCAGCAGACCGGCAGGCTCAGGCTGAGCTTCTCTGCGAGGCGGGCTACCGCCTGCGCGGTGGGCACTCCCTCGGCCACCTGCCCCAGCTCCGCCAGGATCGCCGCGAGCGTCTTGCCCTGGCCTAGCCCATGGCCCACCCGCCAGTTGCGGGAGAGGCGGGATGCGGCGGTCGCCATCAGATCCCCGACTCCGGCGAGGCCATAGAAGGTCTCCCGCTTGCCGCCCAGCGCCACCCCGAGCCGCGCCATCTCGCCGAGCCCACGGGTCATGAGCGCCGCCTTGGTGTTGTCGCCGTAGCCGAGGCCATCCGCGACCCCGCCCGCGATCGCCAGGACATTCTTCACCGCTCCGCCCAGCTCGACCCCGGTTCTATCGTCGCTGACATACGTTCGAAAGGTCGGCCGGTTGAAGCGCTCCGCGATCCGCCGCGCCGCTGCGGCATCGTCGCTGGCCGCGACCGCTGCCGTGGGAACCCCCGCCGCCACTTCCCGCGCGAGGTTGGGGCCGGAGAGGGCGATCACAGGGTGGCCGGGTGCGCAGCGCAGCGCCACATCGGCGGGGAGCTCCAGGGTCTCGGGGTCGAGGCCCTTGGACGCGAGGACGATATCCGCGCTAGGCGTGAGGGTGGCCCGTCCCAGCACCATGTCTACCGCCGCCGACGGCACCGCGACCACGACACAGCTTGCGCCGAGGAGCGCCTCGCTCAGGCTCTCGGTGGGTTGGAGGTTGGCGGGAAGGGGATGGCCAGGCAGGTAGCGCTTGTTCTCCCGCGCGGCGATCAGGGCGGCGATCTGCTCGGGCGTGCGGTCCCAGAGGCGCACGACCCCGCCATCTTGCGCCAGCAAGAGCGCCAGCGCCGTCCCCCACGAGCCCGCCCCTAAGACGGCCACTTCGGAATGCTCAAAACTCACGGGATGCAGTGTACCGCAGATTCCCTGGCATCCCTCCCCCGGCTCCTCGGACATCCCTCCCCCGGCCCCTCCCTTCGCTCTTTATCCCGCTTCGCGGGGACGAAGGGAGGGGAGTCAGAGGGGTGGGTTGAGCTAGTCACCCCCTCCCTTCCCCCCTCGGAACGAGGGTCTCAGGGGAAGGGAGGGGGCAGGGGGGAGGGATGCCGGAGGGATGCCCCTACTCCCAGACGATCAGCGGGAGCTCTTGCGGCAAGATCGCCTCGGGGTGGTGGGGGAGAACCCGCACGGAGAAGCCCTGCTGCCCGGAGTGGTTGGTGGGCAGGGTACCCGTGTAGACCCACGCGCCGCCGTCGCGGCCCTCGCAGGTGAGGGGGACTCCCGCAGCGTGGACAAAGTTGCGATCCGTGTCCACCGGGCCGGTGTAGAGCTGTACCTGGACATCGCCCGACGTGAGCACGTCCCCGAGCCAGACAACCGCGCGTACCTGGGCTTGCTGGCCCGCTTCAAGGTGGTCGGACGGCGAGGTCACCGCCTCGATCCGCACTTGGGACCACTGCTCGCGCACCTTGAGCTTCCAGGCAACCAGCTCTCGGGTGAGGGCGTAGTCGCTGGCGGCGAGGTGTGCGGCGCGCTGGGCGGCGGGGAGGTAGTAGGTCTGGGCGTACTCGGTCACCATGCGGCGGGTGTCGTAGACCGGGCCGAGCAGGTGCATCGACTGCTTCATCTTGGCGACCCAGCCGCGCGGGACGCCGTGCTCATCGCGGGCATAGAACAGCGGCGCGATCTCGTTCTCCAAGAGGTGGTAGATCGACTGCGCCTCCACATGGTCCTGGTAGCCGGGATCGTCGTAGTCCTCGCCCTGCCCGATTGCCCAGCCCACACTGGAGCCATTGTCGGCGTAGGCCTCGGCCCACCAGCCATCGAGGA from the Armatimonas rosea genome contains:
- a CDS encoding NAD(P)H-dependent glycerol-3-phosphate dehydrogenase; the encoded protein is MSFEHSEVAVLGAGSWGTALALLLAQDGGVVRLWDRTPEQIAALIAARENKRYLPGHPLPANLQPTESLSEALLGASCVVVAVPSAAVDMVLGRATLTPSADIVLASKGLDPETLELPADVALRCAPGHPVIALSGPNLAREVAAGVPTAAVAASDDAAAARRIAERFNRPTFRTYVSDDRTGVELGGAVKNVLAIAGGVADGLGYGDNTKAALMTRGLGEMARLGVALGGKRETFYGLAGVGDLMATAASRLSRNWRVGHGLGQGKTLAAILAELGQVAEGVPTAQAVARLAEKLSLSLPVCCTVADLLAGRISPHDGVARLTENRSAKTE